The Longimicrobium sp. genome contains the following window.
GAGCGCTTCCCCGAGGCCGCCGAGGTGCGCCGGGCCGACTTCTCCGACCCGCTGCGGGGGATCGACACCGACGGCGCCTGGCTGGTGCTGGTGACGCGCGGGCACAAGTACGACTTCGAGGTGCTGCGCGACGTGCTGCGCCGGCCCGCTTCCCCGGCGTACGTGGGGATGGTGGGGAGCCGCCGCCGCACCCGCGCGGCGCTGGAGCAGCTCGCCCGCGAGGGCGTCGAGGCGGAGCGGCTCCGCGCCGTCTACGCCCCCGTGGGGCTGGACGTCCGCGCCGAGACGCCGGAGGAGATCGCCGTCTCCATCGCCGCCGAGCTGGTGCGGGTGCGCCGCGGCGGCACCGGCCAGTCGCTGCGCGACCGCGAGCGCGTGGCCGAGCGCTGGGTCACCCGCGAGCGGCCCGCGTCCGCCGGGGGGGAAGCGCCTCCGCGCGGTGAGCGACACCCCGGGGGCGGCGATCCGTAGTGGGGGGCCGGCCCGGCCATCCCGGCCGGGCGGCCAACCGGGTGGGACCCGATGTACCGCACCTGCATCTACTGCTCCGCCGACCTGGGGAGCAACGACGCGCTGGAGCCCTTCCCCGTGGGGCGGAG
Protein-coding sequences here:
- a CDS encoding XdhC/CoxI family protein encodes the protein MTEPGPAPLPAAEAVHHARAALEGGPPVAIVTVIDARGHGAPPPGAHLAAWADRHAGTLGSAALDERALAAAREALASGRAGSRDLEAGGAACTVYVEPHRAPPSLVIVGAGHIARPLCRVGALLGFRVTVLDDRPEFATRERFPEAAEVRRADFSDPLRGIDTDGAWLVLVTRGHKYDFEVLRDVLRRPASPAYVGMVGSRRRTRAALEQLAREGVEAERLRAVYAPVGLDVRAETPEEIAVSIAAELVRVRRGGTGQSLRDRERVAERWVTRERPASAGGEAPPRGERHPGGGDP